A region from the Lolium perenne isolate Kyuss_39 chromosome 4, Kyuss_2.0, whole genome shotgun sequence genome encodes:
- the LOC127296050 gene encoding probable protein phosphatase 2C 30, with translation MSEVCCEVPAVAEAEGKKKGAAECDAGSAAARRRRMEIRRLRLAAERDGAAEETSRKRRKVVVEVEEEASTDEETSVEVEPARYGVTSVCGRRRDMEDAVSIQPDLLPGHHFFGVFDGHGCSHVATSCGERMHEIVAEEARTSSASNDAEQWKGVMERSFARMDAEAVDSRASSAGAGPAPTCRCELQLPKCDHVGSTAVVAVLGPRHLVVSNCGDSRAVLCRSGAAVPLSCDHKPDRPDELARIQAAGGRVIFWDGARVFGVLAMSRAIGDSYLKPYVIPDPEVRVVERRDGEDEFLILASDGLWDVVSNEVACNVVRACVRGAGRRRRRGEGRASPTSNLSPTQSSGSGSGSGSSSGEEAGNECGGGSGSGAGSESDEEVGEVDRACAEASILLTKLAIARQSSDNVSVVVVNLRRRRPRF, from the exons ATGTCGGAGGTTTGTTGCGAGGTCCCGGCGGTGGCCGAGGCGGAGGGGAAGAAGAAGGGCGCGGCGGAGTGCGACGCCGGGAGCGCGGCGGCCCGGCGGCGGAGGATGGAGATCCGGCGCCTCAGGCTCGCGGCCGAGCGCGATGGGGCGGCCGAGGAGAcgtcgaggaagaggaggaaggtggtggtggaggtggaggaggaggcctcGACTGATGAGGAGACCAGCGTGGAGGTTGAGCCCGCGAGGTACGGCGTGACCTCGGTGTGCGGGCGACGGAGGGACATGGAGGACGCGGTCTCCATCCAGCCGGACCTCCTCCCCGGCCACCACTTCTTCGGGGTCTTCGACGGCCATGGCTGCTCGCAT GTTGCAACGTCGTGCGGCGAGCGGATGCACGAGATCGTGGCCGAGGAGGCCCGCACCTCCTCCGCGTCAAACGACGCGGAGCAGTGGAAGGGCGTCATGGAGCGGAGCTTCGCGCGGATGGACGCGGAGGCCGTGGACTCCCGCGCCAGCAGCGCCGGCGCCGGCCCGGCACCCACATGCCGCTGCGAGCTGCAGCTGCCCAAGTGCGACCACGTGGGGTCCACGGCCGTGGTGGCCGTCCTCGGCCCGCGCCACCTCGTCGTCTCCAACTGCGGCGACTCCCGCGCGGTCCTCTGCCGGTCTGGCGCGGCCGTCCCGCTGTCGTGCGACCACAAGCCGGACCGGCCCGACGAGCTGGCGCGGATCCAGGCGGCGGGCGGGCGCGTCATCTTCTGGGACGGCGCGCGCGTCTTCGGGGTGCTGGCCATGTCGCGCGCCATCGGGGACAGCTACCTCAAGCCGTACGTGATCCCCGACCCGGAGGTCCGGGTGGTCGAGCGGCGGGACGGCGAGGACGAGTTCCTCATCCTCGCCAGCGACGGGCTCTGGGACGTGGTCAGCAACGAGGTGGCGTGCAACGTGGTGCGCGCCTGCGTGAGGGGCGCCGGACGGAGGCGCCGCCGCGGCGAGGGGCGGGCCAGCCCGACATCCAACCTGAGTCCGACCCAGAGCAGTGGAAGTGGAAGCGGGAGCGGGAGCAGTAGCGGTGAAGAAGCGGGCAACGAATGCGGCGGCGGTTCAGGTTCCGGCGCCGGGTCGGAGAGCGACGAGGAGGTTGGCGAGGTGGACCGGGCGTGCGCCGAGGCGTCCATCCTGCTCACCAAGCTGGCCATCGCGCGGCAGAGCTCCGAcaacgtcagcgtcgtcgtcgtcaacCTTAGGCGCCGCCGCCCGAGATTCTGA